A region of Vigna radiata var. radiata cultivar VC1973A chromosome 10, Vradiata_ver6, whole genome shotgun sequence DNA encodes the following proteins:
- the LOC106775953 gene encoding DNA polymerase zeta catalytic subunit isoform X2: MSDSQSNSEIFTVRIVSIDYYMAPPIPDADICYSSFHGGEVNEVPVIRVYGSTPAGQKTCLHVHRALPYLYVPCSDIPLQLDQGDAFTYKVAASLEKALKLKGSAGSTRQHVHGCSIVKARKFYGYHSLEELFVKIYLYYPQDVSRAASLLLACAVLDKSLQPYESHIPFILQFLVDYNLYGMGQLHLSKMKFRHPIPDSFKKLNIGGQHTKADLSHACLESKYWMASTIPSEWIWLPTSKSSASLNDKAHCPKRQSICELEGDTSVNEILNQQFKMYSSLSQTCSDTNMVQSLVPIWEEQQKRTGIHEATMPSDPGKPLPEDVMKLFSGSLDFEKKFIELCSEVGTLFCTPSGKELSETDIIGSASPPATLCKNAKFQTEGTDANLEMLTMDEIQSTEIIGSVDIKAVDKEAKNLLKWLATSQAVEDINSDDDLAYETILTPLLPAATIDKVLEEANIAYESESQKECQDILDSTDDMLELEFPKEKPSLSFGYNCPIGNRKLPQVDGSNDDNFSDQCGSLAGTSSLADINSEFKSASEYHVLHSTGTSTVSKDRRNKKWGSLPLSAIDQVNNDGERATLLVTHPVESNIGDSACSDHLTINEVSSSACILRNKDTNASDSKEVHRSVTCSLRDLMRRKRSYRVEQAEYDSGTTKKLLLGRHEEPDVCFGQKQLNLKTMQIDVEEMENQKICELEVSNHANLLHGKLLLSTGSDGPLHGSRPKDECFGQHEMEGIEASTVLRNCTKGGSALMHGGPGLHKPEKSCLFDSIDQSVACRDENLKGGLTFTKHVASDTYIKSPFLDTQFRTAAVHEVRAPESSPQTDSSASTSVQSAFIIDRVSGKYNFVDQNSHQSLSFVEHDQIMFCENSVKKSDANDVQVLLSEKLENHKVDENLLHEIIDSEPTDLKGNHPKLTEVTTSKNPPGDKNLESTAICNTYLHLDEDSSDEMTGDDLNVFLPISARNSKKGMETCNEYFTNKTLTSNGTKVANTLYQNDGSHLYLLTPNILPPSVDTVHRWLLHNERGHSVEHIHQETDAENKDVPKCASESEPPIRPKLHEDAESEQNPKCNGEGQTERVKTLLDDSQDTSQISAPDGKSIYTPLSQIGFRDPASVGCGQQLTLLSIEILADSRADLLPDPQFDGINIIALGFQNDSDSDVEVLVLLRSKFVTCQRNFDGLSGSKVLVFTDEKLLLKEFIKIVSSSDPDILMGWDIQGSSLGFLAERASHLGLGLLNNLSRTPSESLISSDDTKTSEKDMLELDIDDTPSLDCCVPENSIIEDEWGRTHASGVHVGGRIVLNVWRLIRGEVKLNLYSVESVAESVLRRKIPSFHHKVLTKWFSSGPGRARYRCIKYVIERVKLNLEILNQLDMVNRTSELARVFGIEFFSVLSRGSQYRVESMFLRLAHTQNYLAISPGNQQVASQPAMECLPLVMEPESGFYSDPVVVLDFQSLYPSMIIAYNLCFCTCLGKVVGSKANTLGVSPFSPEQHVLQELKDQILLTPNGVMFVPSKVRRGILPRLLEEILTTRIMVKQAIKKLAPAEKVLQRIFNARQLALKLIANVTYGYTAAGFSGRMPCAELADSIVQCGRSTLEKAISFVNQHEKWNARVIYGDTDSMFVLLRGRTLKESFQIGSEIASAISAMNPNPVSLKMEKVYHPCFLLTKKRYVGYSYESPHQMEPVFDAKGIETVRRDTCGAVAKIMEKSLRLFFQQQDLLEVKTYLQRQWKRILSGKFCLKDFIFAKEVRLGTYSARMSSLPPAAIVATKAMTVDRRAEPRYAERIPYVVIHGEPGARLVDMVVDPLEVLAIDSPYRINDLYYINKQIIPALQRVFGLVAADLNHWFSEMPRPTREASAKHKLTSNSHRTRIDYYYLSKHCVLCGRLAQASAHLCNQCSENEVAASTALISKTSKLEQAMQHLVAICHHCGGGDRLLESGVKCTSISCMVFFERRKVQKELLAATHVAADKDLYPRCRVEWF, encoded by the exons ATGTCAGATTCACAGTCCAATTCCGAGATCTTCACCGTTCGGATTGTGTCCATCGACTATTACATGGCGCCGCCAATCCCTGACGCCGATATCTGTTATAGTAGCTTCCACG gTGGAGAGGTGAACGAGGTGCCTGTGATAAGAGTGTATGGTTCTACTCCTGCTGGCCAGAAAACTTGCTTGCACGTGCATCGG GCTTTACCCTATTTGTATGTGCCGTGTTCGGATATACCACTTCAACTGGACCAAG GTGATGCATTCACCTATAAGGTAGCTGCTTCTCTTGAGAAAGCCTTAAAG CTTAAAGGCAGTGCTGGTTCTACAAGGCAGCATGTACATGGATGCAGTATTGTAAAAGCAAGGAAATTCTATGGCTATCATTCACTCGAGGAGTTATTTGTAAAGATATACTT ATATTATCCTCAAGATGTTTCTCGTGCAGCTAGTCTTCTTTTG GCTTGTGCTGTTCTTGATAAAAGTTTACAGCCATATGAATCACATATTCCCTTTATTCTTCAGTTTCTG GTTGATTACAACTTGTATGGCATGGGTCAATTGCACCTATCAAAGATGAAGTTCCGCCACCCGATACCTGACTCtttcaagaaattaaatattgGTGGCCAGCATACAAAG GCAGATCTTTCTCATGCATGTCTAGAGTCCAAATATTGGATGGCTTCCACAATTCCATCTGAGTGGATATGGTTACCCACAAGCAAATCCAGTGCTTCTTTAAATGATAAGGCTCACTGTCCTAAACGCCAAAGCATCTGTGAGCTTGAAGGAGATACTTCTGTGAATG AGATTCTTAATCAGCAGTTTAAAATGTATTCATCTCTCTCACAAACATGCTCAGATACCAACATGGTTCAGTCACTTGTACCAATATGGGAG GAACAACAGAAGCGGACTGGGATTCATGAGGCTACTATGCCTTCTGATCCCGGCAAACCACTTCCAGAAGATGTTATGAAACTTTTCTCTGGTAGTCTGGACTTtgagaaaaaatttattgagtTATGCAGTGAAGTTGGAACCTTATTTTGTACTCCTTCTGGGAAGGAATTGAG CGAAACAGACATAATAGGGTCAGCATCACCACCTGCTACATTATGCAAAAATGCCAAATTCCAAACAGAAGGGACTGACGCCAACCTTGAAATGTTGACTATGGATGAAATTCAGTCAACTGAAATAATTGGATCGGTGGACATAAAG GCTGTTGATAAGGAAGCGAAAAATCTTCTTAAGTGGCTTGCAACTTCTCAAGCTGTAGAGGATATAAACTCTGATGATGATCTTGCTTATGAAACAATCTTGACTCCCTTGTTGCCTGCtgcaacaattgataaagtgtTGGAGGAAGCTAATATCGCCTATGAGAGTGAGTCCCAGAAGGAGTGTCAGGATATTCTAGATTCAACTGATGATATGCTTGAGTTGGAGTTTCCAAAGGAAAAGCCTTCTCTTTCCTTTGGTTACAATTGTCCTATTGGAAATAGGAAATTACCCCAAGTTGATGGTTCTAATGATGACAATTTCTCAGATCAATGTGGTAGTTTGGCTGGAACCTCTTCTTTAGCAGATATAAACAGTGAATTCAAAAGCGCCTCTGAGTACCATGTTCTGCATAGTACAGGCACGAGCACAGTTAGTAAAGATAGAAGGAATAAGAAATGGGGGTCTTTGCCTTTATCTGCGATTGATCAGGTTAATAACGATGGAGAGCGAGCTACTTTACTTGTGACTCATCCAGTTGAAAGTAATATTGGAGATTCTGCTTGCTCAGATCACCTAACAATAAATGAGGTTAGTAGTAGTGCTTGTATTTTAAGGAACAAGGACACAAATGCGTCAGATTCGAAAGAAGTACACAGATCAGTTACCTGTTCTTTGCGGGACTTGATGAGGCGAAAGCGATCCTATCGAGTTGAACAAGCTGAATATGACTCGGGAACTACTAAAAAGCTTCTTTTAGGCAGGCATGAGGAACCAGATGTATGCTTTGGGCAAAAGCAACTGAATTTAAAAACAATGCAAATTGATGTAGAAGAGATGGAAAACCAAAAGATTTGTGAACTTGAAGTTAGCAATCATGCTAATTTATTGCATGGGAAACTGCTCCTTTCAACTGGCAGTGATGGTCCTTTACACGGTAGTAGGCCAAAAGATGAATGTTTTGGTCAACATGAAATGGAAGGTATAGAAGCAAGTACAGTATTGAGGAACTGTACAAAAGGAGGTTCTGCTTTAATGCATGGTGGACCAGGGCTCCATAAGCCTGAAAAATCATGTTTATTTGATTCCATAGATCAATCTGTGGCTTGCAGGGATGAAAACCTTAAGGGTGGCTTGACTTTTACGAAGCATGTAGCTTCTGATACATATATCAAAAGTCCCTTTTTAGACACTCAGTTCAGAACAGCTGCTGTTCATGAAGTCAGAGCTCCCGAGAGCAGTCCACAAACTGATTCTTCTGCTTCAACTAGTGTGCAAAGCGCGTTCATTATTGATAGAGTGTCtggtaaatataattttgtggATCAAAATTCTCACCAAAGCTTATCATTTGTGGAACATGATCAGATAATGTTTTGTGAGAATTCTGTGAAGAAAAGTGATGCAAATGATGTGCAAGTATTGCTTAGTGAAAAGCTGGAGAATCACAAGGTGGATGAAAATTTGTTGCATGAGATCATTGACTCTGAACCCACTGACCTAAAGGGTAATCACCCAAAATTAACTGAAGTAACCACAAGCAAGAACCCCCCGGGTGATAAGAATCTTGAAAGTACAGCAATCTGTAATACCTATTTACATTTGGATGAAGATAGCTCTGATGAAATGACAG GTGATGATCTGAATGTCTTTCTTCCAATTTCTGCAAGGAATTCTAAGAAAGGGATGGAAACTTGCAACgagtattttacaaataaaaccCTTACATCTAATGGGACAAAGGTTGCCAACACTCTCTACCAAAATGATGGCTCTCACCTTTACCTATTAACGCCTAATATTTTGCCTCCTTCTGTGGATACTGTGCATAGATGGCTACTTCATAATGAGAGAG GGCATAGTGTTGAGCATATACATCAAGAAACAGATGCAGAGAACAAGGATGTACCTAAATGTGCTTCTGAGTCTGAACCTCCTATTAGGCCTAAGCTGCATGAAGATGCTGAATCAGAACAGAACCCCAAATGCAATGGAGAAGGACAAACAGAAAGAGTGAAAACACTTCTAGATGACTCACAAGATACTTCTCAGATATCTGCCCCTGATGGAAAATCAATCTATACCCCTCTAAGTCAAATTGGATTTCGAGACCCTGCAAGTGTTGGCTGTGGACAGCAACTGACATTACTTAGTATAGAG ATTCTTGCAGACTCTAGAGCAGACCTTTTACCTGATCCTCAATTTGATGGCATCAACATTATAGCTCTTGGTTTTCAGAATGATAGTGACTCTGATGTTGAAGTTCTAGTTCTTTTACGCAGTAAATTCGTAACTTGTCAGAG AAATTTTGATGGTCTATCTGGCTCTAAAGTATTGGTCTTCACTGATGAGAAgctattgttaaaagaatttataaagaTTGTGTCTTCATCTGACCCAGATATTTTGATGGGTTGGGATATTCAAGGGAGTTCTCTTGGTTTTCTTGCAGAAAGAGCATCCCATCTTGGTTTGGGATtacttaacaatctttctcgcACTCCTTCTGAGTCTTTGATATCTTCTGATGATACGAAAACTTCTGAAAAAGATATGTTGGAGCTGGACATTGATGACACTCCTAGTCTAGATTGTTGTGTGCCAGAAAATTCAATAATCGAGGATGAATGGGGACGGACACATGCTAGTGGAGTTCATGTAGGAGGCAGAATTGTTCTTAATGTATGGCGATTGATCCGTGGAGAAGTTAAGTTGAACTTATATTCAGTTGAATCTGTAGCTGAATCTGTATTGAGGCGGAAAATTCCTTCGTTTCACCACAAAGTGCTGACGAAGTGGTTTTCAAGTGGTCCTGGACGAGCAAGATATCGGTGTATCAAATATGTGATTGAGAGAGTAAAGCTGAACCTTGAGATATTAAACCAACTTGATATG GTGAATCGAACATCAGAACTTGCTCGTGTCTTTGGCATAGAGTTTTTCTCTGTTCTCTCTCGAGGATCACAATACCGTGTTGAGTCCATGTTTCTGAGGTTGGCCCATACACAAAACTACCTTGCTATCTCACCTGGAAATCAACAG GTTGCTTCTCAACCTGCTATGGAGTGCCTTCCTCTAGTAATGGAACCAGAATCTGGATTTTATTCAGATCCTGTTGTTGTGCTTGACTTCCAGTCTTTATATCCATCCATGATAATTGCATACAATCTTTGCTTCTGCACTTGTCTGGGTAAAGTTGTGGGATCAAAGGCTAATACACTTGGAGTTAGTCCCTTCTCACCAGAGCAACATGTTCTGCAGGAGTTAAAGGATCAAATCTTACTCACTCCAAATGGTGTTATGTTTGTACCTTCCAAG GTTCGAAGAGGCATACTGCCCCGCTTATTGGAAGAAATCTTGACTACTAGAATTATGGTAAAAcaagcaataaaaaaattggCTCCTGCAGAGAAAGTTCTTCAGCGG ATATTTAATGCGAGACAGCTTGCTTTGAAGCTCATAGCGAATGTAACATATGGTTACACTGCTGCTGGATTTAGTGGTCGCATGCCCTGTGCAGAACTTGCAGACAGTATTGTTCAGTGTGGTCGTAGTACACTGGAAAAGGCTATATCATTTGTAAATCAACATGAAAAGTGGAATGCTAGAGTTATTTATGGAGATACTGATAG TATGTTTGTCCTCCTTAGAGGACGCACTTTGAAAGAGTCTTTCCAAATTGGGAGTGAGATTGCCTCTGCCATCTCTGCTATGAATCCAAACCCTGTCTCCTTGAAGATGGAGAAAGTTTATCACCCATGTTTCCTTCTTACTAAGAAACGATATGTTGGCTACAGTTATGAAAGTCCTCATCAAATGGAACCTGTTTTTGATGCCAAAGGTATTGAGACAGTTCGCAGGGACACATGTGGTGCAGTTGCAAAGATAATGGAGAAGTCTTTGAGACTCTTTTTTCAGCAACAGGATTTATTGGAG GTGAAGACTTATTTGCAACGTCAGTGGAAGAGGATTCTTTCGGGAAAATTCTGCCTTAAAGATTTTATCTTTGCGAAGGAGGTCCGGTTGGGTACCTACAGTGCAAGAATGTCATCACTTCCTCCTGCTGCAATTGTGGCCACTAAGGCAATGACGGTTGACCGCAGGGCAGAACCACGTTATGCTGAGAGAATACCCTATGTTGTAATCCATGGAGAGCCTGGAGCCCGTTTGGTTGATATGGTTGTGGATCCCTTGGAAGTTTTGGCAATTGATTCCCCGTATAgaataaatgatttatattatattaataaacaaataataccAGCTTTACAACGGGTATTTGGGCTTGTTGCTGCTGACCTCAACCATTGGTTTTCAGAGATGCCTCGTCCCACAAGGGAAGCTTCTGCAAAGCATAAATTAACTTCAAATTCCCATCGAACCAGAATTGATTATTACTATCTTTCAAAACATTGTGTATTATGTGGTAGGTTGGCCCAGGCATCAGCCCATTTATGCAATCAATGTTCAGAAAATGAGGTAGCTGCTTCAACAGCACTAATTAGTAAGACTTCGAAGTTAGAGCAAGCGATGCAACATCTTGTTGCT ATATGTCACCATTGTGGAGGCGGGGACAGGCTTCTTGAAAGTGGTGTGAAATGCACGTCCATTTCATGTATGGTGTTTTTTGAGAGGCGGAAGGTTCAGAAAGAACTGCTAGCTGCCACCCATGTTGCTGCAGATAAAGACTTGTACCCGAGATGCAGAGTGGAATGGTTCTGA